The following DNA comes from Camelina sativa cultivar DH55 chromosome 14, Cs, whole genome shotgun sequence.
TTCAGtataaattatttgaattaaagaaaactataatcttttaattataacaaaataaaattatatgtactaaaaaaaagaaactatataataaagtCGTAGAAATGtcgattaaaatatataaaaaatattgagagagagagaaagatacaTATTTCGATTtgggtttttcttcttcttcttcttctattaaaCCTCTCTTTAAGCTTTGTCTTCGTCTCTGACCACTTCGCTCCGGCGTCTCTGCTACTGCTCACTTTCGCGGTAAGTCTCTTCCTATTATTCTCCTCGCCGGTCATTGTCTTCGTATCTTTGGGTTATCTTCATCCTcggaaatgttttttttttccctttcttgtCAAAGGTTTAGCTgctttgattttagggttttgtgatCCTGGTTGTTTCTTGTGGAAAATAGTTATGGGccatttcttcatttttgttcttgataAGTTTGTCTTGATGAATTAGGTCTTATTTGGTGATTTAACTCGTATTTGTCCGATTTGGGTTTCCTTGTGCGGCGTTTCTTTGATTACTCGATTCGCTGAGATTGTTGAAGACTAGcatgaatttgaatttgagttTGAAATGTAAACCTTTCAATTTGATGCTTATATCGGATTTAGGTTTCAAGTTGTCTGTGGTTCCTCTTACATCTAgggttttgattgttttggttCTGCTGAATCCTCAGTGCATTTGGTTCAATTGATGCAACTGTACCAGTGCTTGGTTCCTTTTGTGCAACCCCTTTGTTTGAATCTTATGCATAGATTGAGAATACTAGATCCACTgatgttgattttattttcattgctTGTATGTCTCCAAGTCTCTTTAATTCAAGTCTTACATCTAAGTTTAGCTCTACCTCTTCTGTTCCCTATTTGGAAGTGTTAATTAGCTGTGTTCTGTGCATGCATTTTAAGGCTTTATTTGTGTAAAGGTTACACTTTTATGCGCTATTATTGTCTTTCGTCATTCTGCTTTTGTAGTTTTTGATTTTCCAATTGCAGTGTCATGTTTGAGCTTTTGTGCTTTTAGATTTGGCATTGTTTGTGCTCTGTGGTTGCTAAGTTATTGGGTGTGTTTGAGTCTTTCTCATGTGTTTAGCCTTGAAAGGATGCTTTggattgtaatatttttttctctgtattCAAAGATTGGATTTGGTTATCTGTCTTTTATCATCTCTGAGGAAACTTTTCTTGCATGTTTTTGTTGTAGGTATTCTATAAGTGTGTTTTGTTATTCTCTCAAAACATTTCAAATGGGGGACTCAGAAAATGTTCAGCAACCATCAAAGAAGAGAGGTGCTTTGAAGCAGTTATCTCGTGACAACCCTGGTCTTGATGATGAGGACGATTCAGCTGAATTTGAGACTGGAACTTTCAAGAAGGCAAGTGATGAGGTATTGGCAAGTAGAAGAATTGTCCGAATTAAGCGTAAGGAGCCATCTGCTACGCCAGCTGCAGCACCCAATCCATTTGCTGGAATTCAGTTGGTCCCTACTACTGTACCTGCTTCAACTCCTCTGGTAACAGATGCACCTCTGGCCGAGTCAAAATTGACTCCAGCCGAAGCAGTGGTTGAGGATAATCAAAAGGAAATTGATATTGAGGAGGGTGATGAAGTGGACAGTAAGAAGGTTGATGTCAAAGATGCTGCTGGGGAAGACACTGAAAAGACTAAAGATGAGGATGGTAAGCGTGCTGATGACCAAGTTGCTGAGGCTGATGTAGCTCAGACCGTCTCATGTGTCACAAACGTTAGCAACAACGCGGTTGAAGGAACAGATCAAACTGAAGATCCTCTTGAGAAGGATTTAGGAGGTGTTCAGgctgagaaaaaagaaaaagagggcAACGGAATCGAAGAAGCAGATAAGAACGGCGGCACTTTCAGTTCATTCCACCAGCATTCAAGTAACAAAAACGCATTCACCGGACTTGCCAGTACAGAGGCTTCTGGTTCATCGTTCTCATTTGGTTCGGTTTCTCTGGATGGTTCAACTGGTACTGGGTCTCTCTTTGGCTTTGGCCTTCCAAGCAGCAATACCTCTTCTCTATTTGGTACAACTGGATCTTCCATTATCAAAAAGAGCGAAGGTACTGGGTTTCCACCAAAGCAAGAGGTTTCCACAGAAACAggagaagagaatgagaaagtTGCCTTCTCTGCTGACTCGATTATGTTTGAATATCTTGATGGAGGATGGAAAGAGCGTGGGAAAGGAGAACTCAAGGTAAACGTCTCCAGTAATGGTGGTAAAGCAAGATTAGTTATGAGAGCTAAAGGAAACTACAGATTGATCTTGAACGCGAGTCTGTACCCAGAAATGAAACTTGCAAGTATGGATAAAAAAGGAATCACATTCGCTTGTGTGAATAGTGTAAGCGAAGGCAAAGAAGGTCTCTCTACATTTGCACTGAAGTTCAAAGACCCGACAATCGTGGAAGAGTTTCGTGTAGCCATTGACAATCATAAAGACAGTAAACCAGTGGAGAAAGCAGAAGAAGCAGTTCTGCCTCTGAAGACACCTGAGAACTCTCCAACAGCTACAGATGCttgaagaaaaggtaaaaagaaaaaaaaaatatgtagaaaCACTTCTCTATTGTCGTGTGTCTTGTCTTGTTACTTTTAATTAGTTGAATTTTGAGGCAGAGGAAAACTAAATATTTGGAGAAGtttgttgcttttgtttttccacAGTTGTTGAGACTTTTTAGTTACATGTTTAAGGAACCTATATGACTTAAGCCTGCCTCCTTGATCTCTTTTATATGTTCCATATGAATGTGACTGGACCAGACAGGTTTCGAATTGGTCCTGACATTTTAAGggtttaagattttattcttGAAACTGTTGTTCAACCTTGTGATCAATTCGTCGGATTTGTCAAGCTGGTTCTATAAAATATCTGTTTAAAATTGATTTGTAGATTCTCATAAAGTTAAAATCAATGCCACCTAGAGCCAAATCGGTTGACTCGGTGCAAATGGCATTAGCCGTTGAAGACCAAACAAGTTGTCACAACCTTGACAAAGGTGGGCTAGGAGCCTAGGATATCTATCATCTTCGAAGAGGGATCTACCAAACCAACCCGAAagctaataaaataaaataaaatttggttgtAGCTTTCAGCTACATGCTTAGAGAGCCACTACATAACACTTCAAGCATCCAATGCAGGCTTGAGAAACAAGGCCTGTAGCTTAGAGCTTATTGAAAAAACACACTAATAGAAGCAAGACTGATACGAAACAATTTCTGTGATAGTTTCAAACGTCAACAATTGCAACTATCCGCAAAGGTGTAAACATAGTGTTTACGGGTAATAACCGAGAACCAATTGATAACTAAATGAATGTTATTGCTGGCTGAAAATATAGTTGGttgttttttcaatatatagttttctctttttttttttgttcttttgtgtgTGCAAACTATAgtttttgctataaaaaaaGTCTATTATCTATTCAGAGAAAAGGAAATCCAAGAAGTCCCCATGCCTCGTGTAAGAGTCACTGTGACAGAAGATCAATATAGTAGAAAAATATTATCTCCAAAAGCATCTCTTGGGTTTGCTCGAAGCCTTATAGTAATTACGTAAAAATTTGAACTATAATCGTAACATtatattgaatatattatatatatatatataattaatttttttgaacaCGCATAAATGTTATTGTAGCGACGATAAAGTGAACGTAATGGTTCGGCTTTTGtttcatccatttccaaaacaatcTGATCCGTCATCAAAAAGAATCGGGAAAATGGTATTCTGAATTCCTCAAGGCGGGATACAATCCAGTGAATGAGATCCAAGAATTCAAATCTTGAATCCTATCTCGACAAGTAATGTAGCTGCAAGACAGCAAGAGTCTTTGTTCTTTAGGATCAATATCAGTTTGCGTGTGTCAATGGACCGTGTTTGTCGTTTTTGTCTAGTGTTAGCAAGATTTGTGAGTTGCATGTTCAAGTTATcgtattaataaaatgttacttATAATTGTTTACAACAATATAGTAGAGTTTTGAGAGAAGATGGAATCAtcaattatgagt
Coding sequences within:
- the LOC104742744 gene encoding nuclear pore complex protein NUP50A-like, whose translation is MGDSENVQQPSKKRGALKQLSRDNPGLDDEDDSAEFETGTFKKASDEVLASRRIVRIKRKEPSATPAAAPNPFAGIQLVPTTVPASTPLVTDAPLAESKLTPAEAVVEDNQKEIDIEEGDEVDSKKVDVKDAAGEDTEKTKDEDGKRADDQVAEADVAQTVSCVTNVSNNAVEGTDQTEDPLEKDLGGVQAEKKEKEGNGIEEADKNGGTFSSFHQHSSNKNAFTGLASTEASGSSFSFGSVSLDGSTGTGSLFGFGLPSSNTSSLFGTTGSSIIKKSEGTGFPPKQEVSTETGEENEKVAFSADSIMFEYLDGGWKERGKGELKVNVSSNGGKARLVMRAKGNYRLILNASLYPEMKLASMDKKGITFACVNSVSEGKEGLSTFALKFKDPTIVEEFRVAIDNHKDSKPVEKAEEAVLPLKTPENSPTATDA